From the Candidatus Eisenbacteria bacterium genome, one window contains:
- a CDS encoding RNA-binding protein: RALTVNEARPREDRGGGRGYGGGGGRSSRRY, encoded by the coding sequence TCGCGCGCTCACGGTCAACGAGGCGAGGCCTCGTGAGGATCGCGGCGGAGGCCGGGGCTACGGCGGCGGCGGCGGAAGGTCGAGTCGCCGGTACTAG